A stretch of Carya illinoinensis cultivar Pawnee chromosome 14, C.illinoinensisPawnee_v1, whole genome shotgun sequence DNA encodes these proteins:
- the LOC122293725 gene encoding uncharacterized protein LOC122293725, translated as MAKEDLKWRQRAKVNWYQHGDKNTKFFHCCANQRRKVNRIQEVIYEQNSRHTSQEGLAGTFKAYFERLFASSKPGSGDIDNCLRNLAPSITNSMNELLSKVFTRGEVETAIKLMAPYKSPGPNGFGACFYQKYWHLVGEGVCNSVLAWLNGNSLSSTANYTFITLIPKKKEPRLEEGEGRAHSHQLDMSKAYDRIEWPFLQAVMEKMGFCSKWVELVMKCVSSVTYSVLVNGKPGEKIFPTRGLRQGDPLSPYLFILCAEGLSTLLNFSDQMGETRGVTVSRGGTRVNHLLFADDCIVFGRAKFEEWEKINGILWQYERASGQVMNKDKTAVFFSSNSKEEEKRKIMQSGGAVMRGSYESYLGLPPVVGGSKYNAFRCIKEKVWKRINNWKNSFLSAARKEVLIKAVLQAVPTHTMSVFQLPKQLCKELNVMLGKFWWGNHQIGKGMQWCSWEKMGRQKGLGGLGYRDLESFNLALLAKQSWRLIQNANSLAAKIMKEKYFKDGALLTARLGHRPSYVWRSMWNAMKLLKEGLRWRVGDGKKVRIWGQRWLPLHSFGKVQSPVKILDSDSFVSELMNGQGSWNEPLIKSVFTKEEVEHICSLPLSKMGVEDRMIWGPSTKGLFSVRSAYHLDKERKQAIHGGSSRQDERKRTWDNIWKLNVPEKINIFFWKAANEFLATERNLFARKITNNPMCHICMREEETMMHVIWQCPTAADVWAVYLKKMQKMKTNEVDLLALWEKLRGLLDEHELEVTAAVMRGLWLRRNENFFEEKFKSPCQVLRAAKQDISEFQQAQQLIKVRNNRNEEVC; from the exons ATGGCAAAAGAGGATTTGAAGTGGAGGCAAAGAGCAAAGGTAAATTGGTATCAACATGGAGACAAGAATACCAAGTTTTTTCACTGCTGTGCTAACCAGAGAAGGAAGGTAAATAGAATTCAGGAAGTAATATATGAGCAGAATAGCAGGCACACCAGTCAAGAGGGATTGGCAGGAACTTTTAAGGCTTATTTTGAGAGGTTGTTTGCCTCTTCTAAACCTGGCAGTGGTGATATTGATAACTGCCTAAGAAATTTGGCACCTTCTATTACAAACAGCATGAACGAACTACTATCAAAAGTTTTCACTAGAGGAGAAGTTGAAACAGCTATCAAACTAATGGCTCCATACAAGTCACCTGGACCCAATGGCTTTGGAGCCTGCTTCTACCAGAAATACTGGCACCTTGTTGGAGAAGGAGTCTGCAACTCAGTACTAGCTTGGTTGAATGGTAACTCTCTATCCTCTACTGCAAATTACACTTTCATTACCCTTATTCCCAAGAAAAAAGAACCTAGATTG GAAGAAGGGGAAGGAAGGGCACATAGCCATCAACTTGACATGTCAAAAGCCTATGACAGGATTGAGTGGCCCTTCTTGCAAGCTGTCATGGAAAAAATGGGGTTTTGCTCCAAGTGGGTCGAGCTAGTCATGAAATGTGTGTCCTCAGTCACATATTCAGTCCTTGTGAATGGGAAGCCAGGTGAGAAGATTTTTCCAACGAGaggattgagacaaggggatcctctttCCCCCTATCTGTTCATACTTTGTGCTGAGGGGCTCAGCACTCTACTTAATTTCTCAGACCAGATGGGGGAAACAAGGGGAGTAACTGTCTCAAGGGGTGGAACTAGAGTCAATCATCtcctctttgcagatgattgcatTGTCTTCGGGAGAGCCAAGTTTGAGGAGTGGGAAAAGATCAATGGAATACTTTGGCAATATGAGAGAGCCTCAGGTCAGGTTATGAACAAAGACAAGACTGCAGTTTTCTTTAGTTCAAACTCTAAGGAGGAAGAGAAGAGGAAAATCATGCAAAGTGGAGGTGCTGTTATGAGAGGCTCTTATGAGTCTTACTTGGGGCTACCTCCTGTAGTAGGAGGGTCAAAGTACAATGCATTCAGGTGTATTAAAGAGAAAGTATGGAAGAGGATCAATAACTGGAAGAACTCATTCCTATCTGCAGCAAGGAAAGAAGTGTTAATCAAGGCAGTCCTACAAGCAGTGCCCACGCACACTATGAGTGTATTTCAGCTACCAAAACAATTATGTAAGGAGCTCAATGTTATGTTAGggaagttttggtggggcaATCATCAAATAGGGAAAGGTATGCAATGGTGCAGCTGGGAAAAAATGGGAAGACAGAAGGGGTTAGGGGGATTGGGCTATAGGGACTTAGAGAGCTTCAACCTGGCCCTCCTGGCCAAGCAGAGTTGGAGACTGATCCAAAATGCAAACAGTTTGGCTGCCaagataatgaaagaaaaatatttcaaagatgGGGCCCTTTTGACAGCAAGGTTGGGTCATAGACCTTCTTATGTGTGGAGGAGTATGTGGAATGCTATGAAGTTGTTAAAAGAGGGACTGAGATGGAGGGTGGGTGATGGGAAGAAGGTCAGAATATGGGGGCAGAGATGGCTCCCATTACATTCCTTTGGGAAGGTGCAGTCACCAGTTAAAATACTTGACAGTGATTCCTTTGTGAGTGAGCTGATGAATGGACAAGGATCATGGAATGAGCCCCTAATCAAGAGTGTTTTCACTAAGGAGGAAGTTGAGCACATCTGCAGCTTGCCACTGAGCAAGATGGGAGTGGAGGACAGGATGATATGGGGACCCTCTACTAAAGGCCTGTTCTCTGTTAGAAGTGCCTATCACCTAGACAAGGAAAGAAAACAGGCCATTCATGGTGGCTCATCCAGACAAGATGAGAGGAAGAGAACCTGGGATAACATATGGAAGTTGAATGTTccagaaaaaattaatatctttttcTGGAAAGCAGCAAATGAATTTCTAGCTACCGAAAGAAACCTGTTTGCAAGAAAAATTACCAACAATCCCATGTGCCATATTTGCATGAGAGAGGAGGAAACTATGATGCATGTCATCTGGCAATGCCCAACAGCAGCAGATGTATGGGCTGTGTATCtgaaaaagatgcaaaaaatgAAGACCAATGAAGTTGATCTACTAGCTCTGTGGGAAAAGCTAAGGGGTTTACTCGATGAGCATGAACTAGAAGTCACAGCAGCAGTCATGAGGGGGTTATGGTTGAGGCGAAATGAGAACTTCTTTGAAGAAAAGTTCAAGTCTCCATGCCAGGTCCTAAGAGCAGCAAAGCAGGACATTTCTGAGTTCCAGCAGGCACAACAATTGATCAAAGTAAGGAATAACAGAAATGAAGAAGTGTGCTGA